The following are from one region of the Paenalkalicoccus suaedae genome:
- a CDS encoding serine hydrolase, translated as MTNHRQKRLTIATICLSFILTLLLITPTASAKTVYLQEKALKFDVQPVVQNSTTFVELRGLCTALGRSVSWDSSTKKTTCEAEGSSFSYISGATTYELNKQTVSFSTRPRVINGRTMLGLREVSRVFGRDVHYLSETGDIILYKDGLTDNQKASLIDSQVKKLADARKFNGSVAVQRRGDLLMSGGYGIANAYHSIGNKTHTPFAIASITKGITGIAVMQLVEDGKINLNDKVSKYLLSVPNAGRMTVRQLLTHTAGLPWEAPNYRAVSSLIYTPGNSQRYSNVGYQLLGDIIAQASGMSYGQYVRENIFEPAKMSGAGFDINIVNPSIRAFGYEYTNGRYVRKTRNYAARGASGSIYATVIDLARLDQALRDDTLLSRSTYNTMVGRHAGDWGFGWQAYHAPDGRVTQLEGSTDGYRTYIRRHEGRTFAIIVLANDERSKPAVVGSLIESIIRL; from the coding sequence TTGACCAACCACCGCCAAAAACGGCTTACTATAGCAACAATCTGCCTTAGCTTTATTCTAACCCTACTACTCATCACACCGACCGCATCAGCAAAAACCGTCTACCTGCAAGAAAAAGCCCTCAAATTTGACGTCCAGCCAGTCGTACAAAACAGCACAACCTTCGTCGAATTAAGAGGACTTTGTACAGCGCTCGGACGCAGTGTCTCATGGGATTCCTCAACGAAAAAAACGACCTGCGAGGCCGAGGGAAGCTCGTTTAGCTATATCTCAGGCGCGACTACATACGAATTAAATAAACAAACGGTTTCTTTCTCCACACGGCCGCGCGTGATAAACGGCCGCACGATGCTTGGGCTTCGTGAGGTTTCTCGCGTATTCGGAAGAGATGTGCACTACCTCTCTGAAACGGGTGATATTATCCTTTACAAAGATGGTCTGACGGACAATCAGAAGGCGTCGCTCATCGATAGTCAGGTGAAGAAGCTTGCGGATGCGCGCAAATTTAATGGTTCGGTCGCTGTGCAGCGGCGCGGTGATCTGCTGATGTCTGGTGGCTACGGCATCGCGAACGCATACCACTCGATCGGGAACAAAACGCATACGCCGTTTGCGATTGCGTCGATTACGAAGGGGATCACGGGGATTGCGGTGATGCAGCTCGTGGAGGATGGCAAGATTAATTTGAACGACAAGGTCAGCAAGTACTTGCTGAGTGTTCCAAACGCTGGTCGGATGACTGTGCGTCAGCTACTTACGCACACGGCTGGGCTTCCATGGGAGGCGCCGAACTATCGCGCGGTCTCAAGTCTCATTTACACCCCGGGCAACAGCCAGCGCTACAGCAACGTCGGCTATCAGCTCCTAGGCGATATCATCGCGCAGGCGTCTGGCATGTCCTACGGTCAGTATGTGCGCGAGAATATTTTTGAGCCCGCTAAGATGTCCGGTGCCGGCTTTGACATTAATATCGTCAACCCGTCGATCCGAGCGTTCGGCTACGAATACACCAATGGTCGTTATGTGAGAAAAACTCGTAACTATGCCGCACGTGGTGCGTCAGGCAGTATCTACGCGACGGTTATCGACCTAGCACGACTAGATCAGGCGCTTCGTGACGATACGCTTTTGTCTAGGAGCACGTATAACACGATGGTCGGTCGTCACGCAGGTGATTGGGGCTTCGGCTGGCAGGCATACCATGCGCCAGACGGGCGAGTAACACAGCTAGAAGGTTCTACTGATGGCTATCGTACTTACATTCGCCGCCATGAGGGACGTACCTTTGCGATCATCGTTCTGGCGAACGACGAGCGGTCGAAGCCTGCTGTGGTGGGGAGTCTGATTGAGAGTATTATTCGTCTCTAA